One segment of Pleomorphomonas sp. PLEO DNA contains the following:
- a CDS encoding FGGY-family carbohydrate kinase → MNTPLLVGIDVGTTSVKATLFDERGKALRTFADHHPTARPASGFAEQNPDDWTSRVIAALAHLSDGLPNGAVAGIGLTSQVNTHVFLDGGGAPLLQAITWQDGRAGAEAAELDARISTEERIGWWGAPLPIDASHPLARALWLQRHRPDLWARTRWLMAPKDYCIFKLTGEATADPMTAFGLIDQSLAYVPRLVDLVPGVADRLPPSGASRKQPARSGRDCRSPARRWSPAPWMPGPG, encoded by the coding sequence TGAACACGCCCCTTCTCGTCGGCATCGACGTCGGCACCACCTCGGTCAAAGCCACCCTGTTCGACGAACGCGGCAAGGCACTGCGAACCTTTGCCGATCATCATCCGACGGCGCGACCGGCATCCGGGTTCGCCGAACAGAACCCTGACGACTGGACGAGCCGCGTCATCGCAGCCCTCGCCCACCTGTCCGACGGCTTGCCGAATGGCGCCGTCGCCGGGATCGGCTTGACCAGTCAGGTCAATACCCATGTCTTCCTGGACGGCGGCGGGGCGCCGCTGTTACAGGCGATCACCTGGCAGGACGGCCGCGCCGGCGCGGAAGCGGCCGAACTCGATGCGCGGATCTCCACCGAGGAACGCATCGGCTGGTGGGGTGCCCCGCTTCCCATCGACGCCAGCCATCCGCTCGCCCGCGCTCTCTGGCTACAGCGTCACCGCCCCGACCTCTGGGCACGGACGCGCTGGCTGATGGCGCCCAAGGACTATTGCATCTTCAAGCTGACCGGCGAGGCCACCGCCGACCCGATGACCGCCTTCGGTCTTATCGACCAGTCGCTCGCTTACGTTCCCCGCCTCGTCGACCTCGTCCCAGGGGTCGCCGATCGGCTGCCCCCCTCAGGGGCTTCACGCAAGCAGCCGGCACGATCCGGCCGGGACTGCCGCTCGCCGGCACGCCGATGGTCACCGGCGCCATGGATGCCTGGGCCGGGCTGA